A window of the Ipomoea triloba cultivar NCNSP0323 chromosome 14, ASM357664v1 genome harbors these coding sequences:
- the LOC116003530 gene encoding pentatricopeptide repeat-containing protein At2g01390 isoform X2, giving the protein MRDLVTKISNILRYSTWDSAQVQLENLSVKWDSYTVNQVLKTHPPMEKAWLFFNWAARLRGFKHDQYTYTTMLDIFGEARRISSMMFVFKRMQEKGVEIDVVTYTSLLHWLSNDGDVEGAVRVWYEMRANGCCPTVVSYTAYMKVLFDHNRVNEGADVYKEMLESGCYPNCHTYTVLMEHLADMGKFDKVEEIFCKMQEAGVKPDKATCNILIEKCCKANGTRTMMKILDYMKENFLVLRYSVYKEALETLNSLGESDVLLKQVNRHFSSDYCNEVQTYRSGSTDMDNHFNLEEKLVIYLLKKQNLIAIDYLIADLMGKCMRLDSGIISSVVEANSNCGRQGGALLAFDFSKKLGINIERTAYLTLIGELVRTNSYRRVVEIVEAMLGAGLTLGSQLSALLIHRLGCSNDPVSAEKVFCLLPYEEKGTVVYTGLISAYFSSANADKGLELFEKMKRQGMNVSLGTYYVLLNGLERNGRVGELECYRKEKKILEAEYHKKELTMEERLCDILFSGFGL; this is encoded by the exons ATGAGGGATTTAGTcacaaaaatatcaaatatattgAGATATTCAACTTGGGATTCTGCTCAAGTGCAATTGGAGAATCTTTCAGTAAAATGGGATTCGTATACAGTCAATCAGGTTCTCAAGACCCATCCCCCAATGGAGAAGGCCTGGCTGTTTTTCAACTGGGCAGCTAGGCTTAGAGGGTTTAAGCATGACCAGTATACCTACACAACCATGTTGGATATATTCGGGGAAGCGAGGAGGATTTCGTCAATGATGTTTGTTTTTAAGCGAATGCAAGAAAAAGGGGTCGAGATTGATGTGGTTACCTATACTTCTCTTCTGCATTGGCTCTCCAACGATGGGGATGTTGAAGGGGCAGTTAGGGTTTGGTACGAGATGAGAGCGAATGGTTGCTGTCCTACTGTGGTTTCCTACACTGCTTACATGAAGGTTTTGTTTGATCACAATCGTGTTAACGAGGGTGCTGATGTGTACAAGGAGATGCTCGAATCCGGTTGTTATCCCAATTGCCACACATACACAGTCCTTATGGAGCATCTTGCTGACATGG GGAAGTTTGATAAAGTTGAAGAGATCTTTTGTAAAATGCAAGAAGCAGGGGTTAAACCAGACAAAGCTACATGTAATATTTTGATTGAGAAATGCTGCAAAGCAAATGGAACAAGGACAATGATGAAAATTCTTGACTACATGAAGGAAAATTTTCTTGTCCTGCGATATTCAGTGTATAAGGAGGCCCTTGAAACCTTAAATAGTTTAGGGGAGAGTGATGTGCTTCTCAAGCAGGTTAACCGTCACTTTTCATCAGATTATTGCAATGAGGTGCAGACATATAGGTCTGGTTCAACTGATATGGATAACCACTTCAATTTAGAAGAAAAacttgttatatatttattgaagaAGCAAAATCTGATAGCCATTGATTACCTGATAGCTGATTTGATGGGGAAATGCATGAGATTGGATTCTGGAATCATCTCAAGTGTTGTTGAGGCAAATAGTAACTGTGGGAGACAAGGTGGGGCTTTATTAGCATTTGATTTCAGCAAAAAGCTAGGCATAAACATTGAAAGAACTGCATATCTGACTTTAATTGGTGAACTTGTCAGAACAAATTCTTATCGGAGGGTAGTCGAGATTGTTGAAGCAATGCTAGGTGCGGGACTTACTCTGGGTTCACAACTGAGTGCGCTTCTAATACATCGGCTTGGCTGCTCAAATGACCCTGTTTCTGCCGAGAAGGTATTTTGTCTCCTACCTTACGAAGAGAAAGGCACTGTTGTCTACACGGGCTTAATCAGTGCTTACTTCTCGTCTGCTAATGCTGACAAAGGACTTGAATTATTTGAAAAGATGAAAAGGCAAGGGATGAATGTTTCGTTAGGAACTTACTATGTCCTATTAAATGGTCTTGAAAGAAACGGCAGAGTTGGTGAACTAGAATGTTacagaaaggagaagaaaattcTTGAAGCTGAATACCATAAGAAAGAGCTAACGATGGAGGAAAGACTGTGTGACATTCTATTCAGTGGTTTCGGACTGTAG
- the LOC116004369 gene encoding putative late blight resistance protein homolog R1B-17, with amino-acid sequence MACVAVASLLRTIELEFLQYYPRPLVLHDDLISPNKDLIQSFHQKLGSLISQLDEERINMDGVEAFKRVETKLRDLAFRVEDEIEILVAHLYDSEEEEVKIADLVFKEKKPQRDTEGEKTQPYCVKLHQVLQSAMKEIEAIKEELVKIKAEAGRKTAHDVLQRSQLLSSHHASHSKEKMVGKKDEFEIIKKLLTELGSKEKKVVSIIGMGGIGKTTLARRVYEDPSIFLHFDVRAWVVVSQLHNKRQMLVSLLNSISKQDDIEQSSDEELALKLYQCLKRQRYMVVVDDVWTGEAWDDVSNCFPDDGNGSRVLLTTRLAEVANYTSFDNDFSHHMQLLDQTDSWNLFCEKASKSRDAKFEIIGRPIVEKYKGLPLAIFVVAGLFSKLNTLNEWENIAKALESSTTTIAATCSKVLSLSYNHLPHHLKACFLYLGIFPEDYEINANELSRLWSAEGLAKASENENFDVVAERYIQELMDRNLILVRKWSCCGRRIKLFGVHDLLHAFCVKEAQKENLLYVVRENGSDFPQRCFRWVSIQSSNFDVTTLSYSSRSCRSIFCFSQEYISLNLEQFKLLRVFFLIRSDKYRYIIFVDLVHLRYLPSALDNDQNIKKLFKAWNLQTIYISLNHRNYLEFPQLQYFYCTFIRVYPPTFVHQRLHSLSWLHMFQT; translated from the coding sequence CTTGGATCTCTCATAAGTCAGCTCGATGAGGAAAGAATCAATATGGATGGTGTTGAAGCATTTAAACGCGTGGAAACCAAGCTCAGGGATTTAGCTTTCAGAGTGGAAGATGAAATCGAAATCCTAGTAGCACACCTTTATGATTCAGAGGAAGAGGAAGTCAAAATAGCAGATCTCgtttttaaagagaaaaaacCACAGAGGGACACAGAAGGGGAGAAGACTCAGCCTTATTGTGTGAAACTTCATCAAGTTTTGCAAAGTGCAATGAAAGAAATTGAAGCCATCAAGGAAGAGTTGGTGAAAATCAAGGCAGAAGCAGGAAGAAAGACAGCCCATGATGTTCTACAAAGGTCTCAACTTCTTTCCTCCCACCATGCTTCACACTCCAAGGAAAAAATGGTCGGGAAAAAAGACGAGTTTGAGATAATCAAGAAGCTGCTAACTGAACTTGGATCTaaggaaaaaaaagttgtatcaaTTATAGGTATGGGAGGAATCGGTAAGACAACTTTAGCCAGACGAGTCTACGAAGATCCATCAATTTTTCTCCACTTTGATGTGCGAGCGTGGGTTGTTGTGTCACAGCTTCACAACAAGAGGCAAATGCTTGTAAGTCTTCTTAATTCAATTTCCAAACAAGACGACATAGAACAGTCCAGTGATGAGGAACTTGCTTTAAAACTCTACCAATGTTTAAAGCGTCAAAGGTACATGGTTGTGGTTGATGATGTGTGGACTGGTGAGGCATGGGATGATGTTAGCAATTGCTTTCCTGATGATGGAAATGGGAGTCGAGTATTATTAACTACTCGCCTCGCAGaagtggcaaattatactagtTTCGACAATGACTTTTCTCATCATATGCAATTATTGGATCAAACTGATAGTTGGAATTTATTTTGTGAAAAGGCAAGTAAATCTCGTGATGCTAAATTTGAGATAATTGGGAGGCCAATTGTTGAAAAATACAAAGGATTGCCTCTAGCAATATTTGTAGTTGCCGGACTGTTCTCCAAACTCAACACACTAAATGAGTGGGAGAATATTGCAAAAGCTCTAGAGTCTTCTACAACAACTATTGCTGCAACATGTTCAAAAGTACTCTCACTAAGCTACAATCACTTGCCTCACCACTTAAAGGCATGCTTTTTATATTTAGGGATTTTTCCAGAAGATTATGAGATCAATGCTAATGAGCTTTCAAGGTTATGGTCTGCGGAAGGACTTGCAAAGGCATCCGAGAATGAAAACTTTGATGTAGTGGCTGAAAGGTACATACAAGAACTTATGGATCGAAACCTAATTCTTGTGAGAAAGTGGAGTTGTTGTGGAAGAAGAATTAAACTGTTTGGGGTGCACGATTTATTGCATGCCTTTTGTGTGAAAGAAGCTCAAAAGGAGAACCTTCTGTATGTTGTTCGAGAAAATGGTTCAGATTTTCCTCAAAGATGCTTCCGTTGGGTAAGCATACAATCATCAAATTTTGATGTGACTACACTATCTTATTCATCAAGAAGCTGTCGGTCCATCTTCTGTTTTTCCCAAGAATACATAAGCTTAAACTTGGAACAGTTCAAGCTATTGAGAGTATTCTTCTTAATTAGGTCTGACAAGTAcagatatattatttttgtggaTCTTGTCCATTTGAGATATTTACCTTCTGCGCTTGATAAtgatcaaaatattaaaaaactgTTCAAGGCTTGGAATcttcaaacaatatatatttctctAAATCATAGGAACTATTTGGAGTTTCCACAACTGCAATATTTTTATTGTACATTTATTAGGGTATATCCTCCCACATTTGTTCATCAAAGGTTGCATAGTCTCTCATGGTTACACATGTTCCAAACGTAA
- the LOC116004194 gene encoding steroid 5-alpha-reductase DET2 — MMSIREVLESDQWLFRYSVLVLLLIAPPVYIACRFITAPFGKHVRPGWGPTISPPLAWFLMESPAIWLTLLLFPFGRNSSNPLAQILMSPYLLHYAHRTIVYPLRLYLTSDPRKAAAGFPVSVALMAFTFNILNAYLQTRWVSHYADYEGDALFWWRFACGMAVFLAGMAVNVWADKVLLRLKSEGGGYKIPRGGLYEYVSCPNYFGEILEWLGWFLMTWSTAGFAFFLFTCANLMPRAWSHREWYLEKFGEDYPRKRKAVIPFLY, encoded by the coding sequence atgatgtCTATCCGAGAAGTATTGGAATCGGATCAATGGCTCTTCCGCTATAGCGTCTTGGTTCTGCTCCTCATTGCGCCGCCTGTGTACATCGCCTGCCGCTTCATCACCGCGCCTTTTGGCAAACATGTCCGCCCTGGATGGGGGCCCACCATCAGCCCGCCGTTGGCTTGGTTTCTCATGGAGAGCCCTGCTATATGGCTCACGCTTCTCCTATTCCCTTTTGGCAGGAACTCTTCCAATCCGCTCGCCCAAATCCTTATGTCTCCGTATCTGCTTCACTACGCCCACCGCACCATCGTCTACCCGCTCAGGCTCTACCTCACCTCCGATCCGCGGAAAGCGGCCGCTGGTTTCCCTGTAAGTGTTGCTTTGATGGCGTTCACTTTCAATATTCTGAATGCTTATTTGCAGACCAGATGGGTCTCCCATTATGCGGATTATGAGGGTGATGCGTTGTTCTGGTGGCGATTCGCTTGCGGAATGGCAGTTTTTCTGGCCGGGATGGCCGTGAATGTATGGGCTGATAAAGTATTGCTTCGTTTGAAGAGTGAGGGTGGTGGGTATAAGATTCCCAGAGGTGGACTGTATGAGTATGTGAGTTGCCCTAACTACTTTGGGGAGATTTTGGAGTGGTTGGGCTGGTTTTTGATGACTTGGTCAACTGCTGGCTTTGCTTTCTTTCTCTTCACTTGTGCCAACTTGATGCCCCGGGCTTGGTCTCATCGCGAATGGTACTTGGAGAAATTTGGGGAAGATTATCCAAGGAAAAGAAAGGCTGTAATTCCATTTCTGTACTGA
- the LOC116004331 gene encoding polygalacturonase At1g48100-like translates to MIMKGLTLLLILAIAILVWSSNMETCHARQGKHWRQSRGALYKKKPKYHRQHGNAGKIKQKHPSPKPSSPPAPVSPPSIGSGNAGRVFNVVSYGAKGDGNTDDTKAFQMAWAAACKVEASTIIIPPKLVFLVGPISFSGPRCQHNIVFQIDGTIIAPTSSKAWSSAPFQWLEFTKLVGITVKGSGTIDGSGSVWWKDAPFGDPIDDEYKLIVPLNRTMPSIPPIPVSRSVGGRMPSIKPTALRFYGSYNVTVTGIKIQNSPQCHLKFDNCMGVNVYNFSASSPGDSPNTDGIHLQNSRDVVIRSSNLACGDDCVSIQTGCSNVYVHNVNCGPGHGISIGGLGKANTKACVSNITVRDIVMHKTMNGVRIKTWQGGLGFVKGVLFSNIQVSEVQLPIVIDQFYCDKIKCKNQTAAVALSEIHYENIQGTYTVKPVHLACSDSMPCTKVTLNEIKLKPLQEHYHLYDPFCWQTFGELHSPTVPPVDCLKVGKLPSNKVQVDHDQC, encoded by the exons ATGATTATGAAAGGTctcacattattattaattctGGCCATTGCAATTCTGGTCTGGTCATCCAACATGGAAACCTGCCATGCAAGACAGGGAAAGCATTGGAGGCAAAGCAGGGGAGCTCTGTACAAGAAGAAACCAAAGTATCATCGCCAACACGGCAATGCCGGTAAGATCAAGCAGAAGCATCCCTCTCCCAAACCATCATCACCCCCAGCTCCGGTCTCCCCACCGAGCATAGGTTCTGGCAATGCAGGTCGCGTTTTCAATGTGGTGAGTTACGGAGCCAAGGGCGACGGAAACACAGATGATACCAAG GCATTCCAAATGGCCTGGGCAGCTGCTTGTAAAGTGGAGGCCTCTACCATTATCATCCCACCAAAACTTGTATTCCTTGTGGGACCCATTTCGTTCTCTGGTCCACGCTGTCAACACAACATTGTGTTTCAG ATTGATGGCACAATTATTGCTCCAACCAGCTCCAAAGCTTGGAGTTCGGCTCCTTTCCAGTGGCTTGAATTCACAAAACTGGTAGGAATTACAGTTAAAGGAAGTGGGACAATTGATGGGAGTGGTTCAGTGTGGTGGAAGGATGCCCCATTTGGTGACCCTATAGATGATGAATATAAACTAATTGTTCCGTTAAACAGAACAATGCCTAGCATTCCCCCGATTCCA GTCAGTAGATCAGTCGGTGGAAGAATGCCAAGCATTAAGCCAACG GCACTACGGTTCTATGGGAGTTATAATGTGACGGTCACTGGAATCAAAATTCAGAATAGTCCACAATGCCATCTCAAGTTTGACAATTGCATGGGTGTCAATGTATACAACTTCAGTGCCTCCTCACCTGGAGATAGCCCCAACACAGATGGAATTCACTTACAGAACTCCAGAGATGTGGTTATTCGAAGCAGCAACCTTGCCTGTG GAGACGACTGTGTTTCAATACAAACTGGATGCTCAAATGTATACGTACACAATGTGAATTGTGGACCAGGGCATGGAATCAGTATTGGAGGGCTGGGAAAAGCTAATACAAAAGCTTGTGTCTCAAATATCACAGTGCGTGACATCGTTATGCATAAGACCATGAATGGTGTCAGGATAAAAACATGGCAG GGTGGCTTAGGATTTGTTAAAGGAGTACTCTTTTCAAATATCCAAGTTTCAGAAGTTCAACTGCCAATAGTAATTGACCAGTTCTACTGTGATAAGATCAAATGCAAGAACCAAACAGCTGCTGTGGCACTATCAGAAATCCACTACGAAAATATACAAGGAACATATACAGTAAAACCAGTACATCTTGCCTGCAGTGACAGCATGCCATGTACAAAGGTGACATTAAATGAGATAAAACTAAAGCCACTGCAGGAACATTACCACTTGTATGACCCATTCTGTTGGCAGACATTCGGAGAGTTGCACTCCCCTACTGTCCCGCCTGTTGACTGCTTAAAAGTTGGCAAGCTACCAAGCAACAAGGTTCAGGTAGATCATGATCAGTGCTAG
- the LOC116003530 gene encoding pentatricopeptide repeat-containing protein At2g01390 isoform X1 has product MFSSHGALRFMKKLRAFLGIPASSATSGSRKIISNYLHCLKESKGRRPNRLVNRHVNKSWKKLVKKHAENVETSNVYMRDLVTKISNILRYSTWDSAQVQLENLSVKWDSYTVNQVLKTHPPMEKAWLFFNWAARLRGFKHDQYTYTTMLDIFGEARRISSMMFVFKRMQEKGVEIDVVTYTSLLHWLSNDGDVEGAVRVWYEMRANGCCPTVVSYTAYMKVLFDHNRVNEGADVYKEMLESGCYPNCHTYTVLMEHLADMGKFDKVEEIFCKMQEAGVKPDKATCNILIEKCCKANGTRTMMKILDYMKENFLVLRYSVYKEALETLNSLGESDVLLKQVNRHFSSDYCNEVQTYRSGSTDMDNHFNLEEKLVIYLLKKQNLIAIDYLIADLMGKCMRLDSGIISSVVEANSNCGRQGGALLAFDFSKKLGINIERTAYLTLIGELVRTNSYRRVVEIVEAMLGAGLTLGSQLSALLIHRLGCSNDPVSAEKVFCLLPYEEKGTVVYTGLISAYFSSANADKGLELFEKMKRQGMNVSLGTYYVLLNGLERNGRVGELECYRKEKKILEAEYHKKELTMEERLCDILFSGFGL; this is encoded by the exons ATGTTTTCTTCCCATGGTGCCCTTCGATTCATGAAAAAGCTTCGTGCTTTTCTGGGTATTCCTGCCAGTAGCGCCACTTCAGGGTCTAGGAAGATTATCTCCAATTACTTGCATTGTCTTAAAGAATCGAAAGGGAGGAGACCCAATCGGCTAGTTAATCGACATGTAAATAAATCTTGGAAGAAATTAGTCAAAAAACATGCTGAAAATGTAGAGACTTCTAATGTTTACATGAGGGATTTAGTcacaaaaatatcaaatatattgAGATATTCAACTTGGGATTCTGCTCAAGTGCAATTGGAGAATCTTTCAGTAAAATGGGATTCGTATACAGTCAATCAGGTTCTCAAGACCCATCCCCCAATGGAGAAGGCCTGGCTGTTTTTCAACTGGGCAGCTAGGCTTAGAGGGTTTAAGCATGACCAGTATACCTACACAACCATGTTGGATATATTCGGGGAAGCGAGGAGGATTTCGTCAATGATGTTTGTTTTTAAGCGAATGCAAGAAAAAGGGGTCGAGATTGATGTGGTTACCTATACTTCTCTTCTGCATTGGCTCTCCAACGATGGGGATGTTGAAGGGGCAGTTAGGGTTTGGTACGAGATGAGAGCGAATGGTTGCTGTCCTACTGTGGTTTCCTACACTGCTTACATGAAGGTTTTGTTTGATCACAATCGTGTTAACGAGGGTGCTGATGTGTACAAGGAGATGCTCGAATCCGGTTGTTATCCCAATTGCCACACATACACAGTCCTTATGGAGCATCTTGCTGACATGG GGAAGTTTGATAAAGTTGAAGAGATCTTTTGTAAAATGCAAGAAGCAGGGGTTAAACCAGACAAAGCTACATGTAATATTTTGATTGAGAAATGCTGCAAAGCAAATGGAACAAGGACAATGATGAAAATTCTTGACTACATGAAGGAAAATTTTCTTGTCCTGCGATATTCAGTGTATAAGGAGGCCCTTGAAACCTTAAATAGTTTAGGGGAGAGTGATGTGCTTCTCAAGCAGGTTAACCGTCACTTTTCATCAGATTATTGCAATGAGGTGCAGACATATAGGTCTGGTTCAACTGATATGGATAACCACTTCAATTTAGAAGAAAAacttgttatatatttattgaagaAGCAAAATCTGATAGCCATTGATTACCTGATAGCTGATTTGATGGGGAAATGCATGAGATTGGATTCTGGAATCATCTCAAGTGTTGTTGAGGCAAATAGTAACTGTGGGAGACAAGGTGGGGCTTTATTAGCATTTGATTTCAGCAAAAAGCTAGGCATAAACATTGAAAGAACTGCATATCTGACTTTAATTGGTGAACTTGTCAGAACAAATTCTTATCGGAGGGTAGTCGAGATTGTTGAAGCAATGCTAGGTGCGGGACTTACTCTGGGTTCACAACTGAGTGCGCTTCTAATACATCGGCTTGGCTGCTCAAATGACCCTGTTTCTGCCGAGAAGGTATTTTGTCTCCTACCTTACGAAGAGAAAGGCACTGTTGTCTACACGGGCTTAATCAGTGCTTACTTCTCGTCTGCTAATGCTGACAAAGGACTTGAATTATTTGAAAAGATGAAAAGGCAAGGGATGAATGTTTCGTTAGGAACTTACTATGTCCTATTAAATGGTCTTGAAAGAAACGGCAGAGTTGGTGAACTAGAATGTTacagaaaggagaagaaaattcTTGAAGCTGAATACCATAAGAAAGAGCTAACGATGGAGGAAAGACTGTGTGACATTCTATTCAGTGGTTTCGGACTGTAG
- the LOC116004300 gene encoding putative late blight resistance protein homolog R1C-3, whose protein sequence is MACVAVASLLRTIELEFLQYQPRPVVLDNDLISPNKDFIQSFHQKLGFLISQLDEERIDMDGVEAVKHLETKLRDLAFRVEDEIEILIAHLYDEEEEEDEVKIADLVLKEEKPQLDTEGEKSQPYCVKLHQVFQSAMEEIEAIEEELLKIKAEGRKTGHDVLQRSQVLSSHHASHSKEEMVGKKDEFEIIKKKLTELGSKERKVVSIIGTGGIGKTTLARQVYEDSSVSIYFDVRAWVVASQLHNKRQMLVSLLNSIPKQGNLENSTDEDLALKLYQFLKCQRYMVVVDDVWSREAWDDVSDCFPDDGNGSRVLLTTRLAEVAKYTSSDIDLFHHMQLLDQSDSWNLFCEKAGKSHGADFEIIGRPIVEKCKGLPLAIIVVAGLFSKLNTLNEWEKVAKALDSSTTTSIATTCSKILSLSYNHLPHHLKACFLYLGVFPEDDEINANKLSRLWSAEGLVKAPKNDVVAESYIQELMDRNLILVRKWSCCGRRIKLFGVHDLLHAFCVKEAQKENLLYVVRENGSDFPQRCFRWVSIQSSKFDVSTLCYSSRSCRSIFCFSECRSLNLKQFKLLRVFFCISYRMHKNIVDLVHLRYLPSALYNQNIVELFKAWNIQTLYNCADDRNYLEFPQLQYFRCLFVTGLPNLFIKTCRVFLG, encoded by the coding sequence ATGGCTTGTGTAGCTGTAGCTTCTCTTCTCAGAACAATAGAGCTTGAGTTCCTGCAATATCAGCCACGTCCAGTTGTTCTAGACAATGATCTCATCTCTCCCAACAAAGACTTTATCCAATCTTTTCACCAAAAGCTTGGATTTCTCATAAGTCAGCTCGATGAGGAAAGAATCGATATGGATGGTGTTGAAGCAGTTAAACACTTGGAAACAAAGCTCAGGGATTTAGCTTTCAGAGTGGAAGATGAAATCGAAATCCTAATAGCACACCTTTATgatgaagaggaagaggaagatgaaGTCAAAATAGCAGATCTCGTTTTGAAAGAGGAAAAACCACAGTTGGACACAGAAGGGGAGAAGTCTCAGCCTTATTGTGTGAAACTTCATCAAGTTTTTCAAAGTGCAATGGAAGAAATTGAAGCCATCGAGGAAGAGTTGCTGAAAATCAAGGCAGAAGGAAGAAAGACAGGCCATGATGTTCTACAAAGGTCTCAAGTTCTTTCCTCCCACCATGCTTCACACTCCAAGGAAGAAATGGTCGGGAAAAAAGACGAGTTTGAGATAATCAAGAAGAAGCTAACTGAACTTGGATCTAAGGAAAGAAAAGTTGTATCAATAATAGGTACGGGAGGAATCGGTAAGACAACTTTGGCCAGACAAGTTTACGAAGATTCATCAGTTTCTATCTACTTTGACGTGCGAGCTTGGGTTGTCGCATCACAACTTCACAATAAGAGGCAAATGCTTGTAAGTCTTCTTAATTCAATTCCCAAACAAGGCAACCTAGAAAACTCCACTGATGAGGATCTTGCTTTAAAACTCTATCAATTTTTAAAGTGTCAAAGGTACATGGTTGTGGTTGATGATGTGTGGAGTCGTGAGGCATGGGATGATGTTAGCGATTGCTTTCCTGATGATGGAAATGGGAGTCGAGTATTGTTAACTACTCGCCTCGCAGAGGTGGCAAAATATACTAGCTCCGACATTGATTTGTTTCATCATATGCAATTATTAGATCAAAGTGATAGTTGGAATTTATTTTGTGAAAAGGCCGGTAAATCTCATGGTGCTGATTTTGAGATAATCGGGAGGCCAATTGTTGAAAAATGCAAAGGATTGCCTCTAGCAATAATTGTTGTTGCCGGACTGTTCTCCAAACTCAACACACTAAATGAGTGGGAGAAGGTTGCAAAAGCTCTAGATTCTTCTACAACAACAAGTATTGCGACAACATGTTCAAAAATACTCTCACTGAGCTACAATCACTTGCCTCACCACTTAAAGGCATGTTTTTTATATTTAGGGGTCTTTCCAGAAGATGATGAGATCAATGCTAATAAGCTTTCAAGGTTATGGTCTGCGGAAGGACTTGTAAAGGCACCTAAGAATGATGTAGTGGCTGAAAGTTACATACAAGAACTTATGGATCGAAACCTAATTCTTGTGAGAAAGTGGAGTTGTTGTGGAAGAAGAATTAAACTGTTTGGGGTGCACGATTTATTGCATGCCTTTTGTGTGAAAGAAGCTCAAAAGGAGAACCTTCTGTATGTTGTTCGAGAAAATGGTTCAGATTTTCCTCAAAGATGCTTCCGTTGGGTAAGCATACAATCATCAAAATTTGATGTGTCTACACTATGTTATTCATCAAGAAGCTGTCGATCCATCTTCTGTTTTTCAGAATGCAGAAGCTTAAATTTGAAACAGTTCAAGCTATTGAGAGTTTTCTTCTGTATTAGCTATCGGATGCACAAAAATATTGTGGATCTCGTCCATTTGAGATATTTACCTTCAGCGctttataatcaaaatattgtGGAACTGTTTAAGGCTTGGAATATTCAAACACTATATAATTGTGCAGATGATAGGAACTATTTGGAGTTTCCACAACTGCAATATTTTCGTTGTTTATTTGTTACGGGACTTCCAAATTTGTTCATCAAAACTTGCAGAGTCTTTCTTGGTTGA
- the LOC116004796 gene encoding NAC domain-containing protein 78-like, which produces MARRSLHGYIFKPTDKELMQYLEGFVLGKPLKHTSDFIALEDLYGEKEPAEIFGSGDPMTRYYFTQLRRKCQRGSRFLRRVGDRGTWKGQDAGHPIRVRDKVMGFRKSLKYETKKSKSKDGLGDHPREDWLMKEYSLSNDYLRDKNVVLKDVVLCRIRRVVRSTSGSSESSTLNINENDTPLEIYNWPENDVVSLPPSETSTLAPIAAEVSSGVDDANGGVIAMDNHTLQVDEFNELDELLRRLENDDVTVSLPPSETSTLAAAQVSSGVDDAYGGVIAMENDRLQLDEWDQLLRTPENESLPPSQTSTLAAAEFSSGVDELDELLKKIPPHDVLEDYNFWNFKA; this is translated from the coding sequence ATGGCTCGTCGATCTCTGCATGGTTACATATTCAAGCCAACCGACAAGGAGTTGATGCAATATTTGGAGGGTTTCGTCCTTGGAAAACCTCTCAAACACACCTCTGATTTCATCGCACTGGAAGATCTTTACGGAGAGAAAGAACCCGCTGAGATTTTCGGCTCCGGCGACCCTATGACTCGCTATTACTTCACCCAGTTGAGGAGAAAATGTCAGCGTGGCTCAAGATTCTTGCGCCGCGTCGGAGACCGCGGGACGTGGAAGGGCCAGGACGCAGGACATCCCATCAGAGTCCGCGACAAAGTTATGGGATTCAGGAAAAGCTTGAAATACGAGACCAAAAAATCAAAAAGCAAGGACGGGCTGGGCGACCACCCAAGGGAGGATTGGCTCATGAAGGAATATTCCCTGTCCAATGATTATCTCCGAGATAAAAACGTTGTACTCAAGGATGTTGTACTCTGCCGGATAAGGAGAGTCGTTAGAAGCACATCAGGAAGCAGTGAATCGTCTACTCTGAATATTAATGAAAATGATACGCCGTTGGAGATTTACAATTGGCCGGAAAATGACGTTGTATCTCTACCACCCTCGGAAACTTCAACTTTGGCCCCCATCGCCGCAGAGGTTTCCAGTGGAGTTGATGATGCAAATGGAGGAGTGATCGCTATGGACAATCATACATTACAGGTGGATGAATTCAATGAATTGGATGAATTGTTGAGGAGGCTGGAAAACGACGACGTTACGGTATCTCTGCCACCCTCAGAAACTTCAACTTTGGCCGCCGCACAAGTTTCCAGTGGAGTTGATGATGCATATGGAGGAGTGATCGCTATGGAAAATGATAGATTACAGCTGGATGAATGGGATCAACTGTTGAGGACGCCGGAAAATGAATCTCTGCCACCCTCTCAAACTTCAACTTTGGCTGCCGCAGAGTTTTCCAGTGGAGTTGATGAATTGGAtgaattattgaagaaaataccACCACATGATGTTTTGGAGGATTACAATTTTTGGAATTTTAAGGcctaa